A section of the Salvelinus fontinalis isolate EN_2023a chromosome 33, ASM2944872v1, whole genome shotgun sequence genome encodes:
- the mettl16 gene encoding RNA N6-adenosine-methyltransferase mettl16 isoform X2, which produces MDVFLLFFASDLGSPSATKQVVGLAYFCICGVLIWLNFKEPEAVRALTCTLLKEDFGLTIDIPLERLIPTVPLRLNYIHWVEDLIGGQGEPRRGIDIGTGASCIYPLLGASMNGWHYLATEVDDICFDYATRNVEQNHLSGLIKVVKVPQKTLLMDALKEESAIVYDFCMCNPPFFANQLEAKGVNSRNSRRPPPSSVNTGGVTEIMAEGGELEFVKRIIHDSLQLKTRLRWYSCMLGKKCSLAPLKEELRKQGVPKVTHTEFCQGRTMRWALAWSFYDDVTVPSPPSKKRKLEKSRKPLTFMLLQPTVKELQSQASSIGCPSNTRPVETITAWLEKTLSDLKVLYKRVPCGRKERSLFLTVVENTWINGRQRRREQGRHLRELPRAPPGGISTTPSSVTAQHHSSTHIPDSSHSDSHTPMAAQGPGSVPQSGTNRANSQGASGQEVLSQEEETSCVPVKNSGTEEDVIMESSPTSITPNTTLAQTALPTTTQKQEAIITPEEVPIETQEQEVNATGQEVMQPQSPGAVQHFLFKCLVNVKAEEQDVAVEIHWVEGQNKDLMNQLCTYLKNTLFRVVAKPLGT; this is translated from the exons ATGGATGTTTTCCTCTTGTTCTTTGCCAGTGATTTAGGATCCCCTTCTGCCACCAAGCAAGTGGTTGGATTAGCATACTTCTGTATTTGTGGTGTATTAATCTG GCTGAACTTCAAGGAGCCAGAGGCGGTGCGAGCCCTGACCTGTACCCTGCTGAAGGAAGACTTTGGGCTGACCATAGACATCCCTCTGGAGCGTCTCATCCCCACTGTGCCTCTCAGACTCAACTACATCCACTGGGTGGAGGACCTGATCGGAGGCCAGGGGGAACCACGCAGGGGCATCGACATCG GTACTGGAGCATCCTGTATCTACCCCCTGCTGGGAGCCTCTATGAACGGCTGGCATTACCTGGCTACTGAGGTAGATGACATCTGCTTTGACTATGCCACCAGGAACGTAGAGCAGAACCACCTCTCGGGTCTCATAAAAG TGGTGAAAGTTCCCCAGAAGACCCTGTTAATGGACGCTCTAAAGGAGGAGTCAGCCATCGTCTATGACTTCTGCATGTGTAACCCTCCCTTCTTCGCCAACCAACTAGAGGCTAAG GGGGTAAATTCCAGGAACTCTCGTCGTCCTCCCCCTAGCTCAGTGAACACAGGTGGTGTGACAGAGATCATGGCTGAGGGAGGAGAGCTGGAGTTTGTCAAGAGAATCATCCACGACAGCCTGCAGCTCAAGACACGCCTGCG GTGGTACAGTTGCATGCTGGGAAAGAAGTGCAGCCTGGCACCTTTGAAGGAGGAGCTGAGAAAACAAGGG GTACCCAAAGTGACCCACACAGAGTTCTGCCAGGGACGGACCATGCGCTGGGCTCTGGCCTGGAGTTTCTATGATGACGTTACTGTTCCG tctCCACCCAGTAAGAAGAGGAAGCTGGAGAAGTCTCGTAAGCCACTGACCTTCATGCTGCTTCAGCCCACAGTGAAGGAGCTGCAGTCCCAGGCCTCCTCTATAGGCTGTCCCTCCAACACCAGGCCTGTAGAGACCATCACTGCCTGGCTGGAGAAGACACTCAGTGACCTAAAG GTGCTGTACAAGCGTGTCCCATGTGGGAGGAAGGAGCGGAGTCTGTTCCTGACTGTTGTGGAGAACACCTGGATCAACGGGAGACAGAGACGCAGAGAGCAGGGCCGACACCTCAGAGAGCTGCCCAGAGCGCCCCCCGGGGGTATTTCCACCACCCCTTCCTCAGTCACAGCCCAGCACCACTCCTCTACACACATTCCGGATAGCTCACACTCAGATTCACACACTCCCATGGCAGCACAAGGGCCAGGCAGTGTTCCACAGTCAGGGACCAACCGGGCCAACTCTCAGGGGGCCAGCGGACAGGAAGTTCTAAGCCAGGAGGAGGAAACCAGCTGTGTCCCAGTCAAGAACAGTGGGACAGAGGAGGATGTCATCATGGAGTCTTCTCCTACCTCTATAACACCCAATACCACACTGGCACAGACAGCACTACCCACcacaacacagaaacaggaaGCCATAATCACACCAGAGGAAGTACCTATCgaaacacaggaacaggaagtcAATGCCACTGGACAGGAAGTGATGCAGCCACAGAGCCCTGGCGCTGTGCAACACTTCCTGTTTAAGTGCTTGGTGAACGTGAAGGCTGAGGAGCAGGATGTTGCCGTGGAGATCCACTGGGTAGAAGGCCAAAACAAGGACCTGATGAACCAACTGTGTACCTACCTGAAGAACACTCTGTTTAGAGTGGTGGCCAAGCCACTGGGGACATAA
- the mettl16 gene encoding RNA N6-adenosine-methyltransferase mettl16 isoform X1, with amino-acid sequence MSLNKSMHPRNRYKDKPPDFAYLASKYPDFEQHVHTNLAGRAMLNFKEPEAVRALTCTLLKEDFGLTIDIPLERLIPTVPLRLNYIHWVEDLIGGQGEPRRGIDIGTGASCIYPLLGASMNGWHYLATEVDDICFDYATRNVEQNHLSGLIKVVKVPQKTLLMDALKEESAIVYDFCMCNPPFFANQLEAKGVNSRNSRRPPPSSVNTGGVTEIMAEGGELEFVKRIIHDSLQLKTRLRWYSCMLGKKCSLAPLKEELRKQGVPKVTHTEFCQGRTMRWALAWSFYDDVTVPSPPSKKRKLEKSRKPLTFMLLQPTVKELQSQASSIGCPSNTRPVETITAWLEKTLSDLKVLYKRVPCGRKERSLFLTVVENTWINGRQRRREQGRHLRELPRAPPGGISTTPSSVTAQHHSSTHIPDSSHSDSHTPMAAQGPGSVPQSGTNRANSQGASGQEVLSQEEETSCVPVKNSGTEEDVIMESSPTSITPNTTLAQTALPTTTQKQEAIITPEEVPIETQEQEVNATGQEVMQPQSPGAVQHFLFKCLVNVKAEEQDVAVEIHWVEGQNKDLMNQLCTYLKNTLFRVVAKPLGT; translated from the exons GCTGAACTTCAAGGAGCCAGAGGCGGTGCGAGCCCTGACCTGTACCCTGCTGAAGGAAGACTTTGGGCTGACCATAGACATCCCTCTGGAGCGTCTCATCCCCACTGTGCCTCTCAGACTCAACTACATCCACTGGGTGGAGGACCTGATCGGAGGCCAGGGGGAACCACGCAGGGGCATCGACATCG GTACTGGAGCATCCTGTATCTACCCCCTGCTGGGAGCCTCTATGAACGGCTGGCATTACCTGGCTACTGAGGTAGATGACATCTGCTTTGACTATGCCACCAGGAACGTAGAGCAGAACCACCTCTCGGGTCTCATAAAAG TGGTGAAAGTTCCCCAGAAGACCCTGTTAATGGACGCTCTAAAGGAGGAGTCAGCCATCGTCTATGACTTCTGCATGTGTAACCCTCCCTTCTTCGCCAACCAACTAGAGGCTAAG GGGGTAAATTCCAGGAACTCTCGTCGTCCTCCCCCTAGCTCAGTGAACACAGGTGGTGTGACAGAGATCATGGCTGAGGGAGGAGAGCTGGAGTTTGTCAAGAGAATCATCCACGACAGCCTGCAGCTCAAGACACGCCTGCG GTGGTACAGTTGCATGCTGGGAAAGAAGTGCAGCCTGGCACCTTTGAAGGAGGAGCTGAGAAAACAAGGG GTACCCAAAGTGACCCACACAGAGTTCTGCCAGGGACGGACCATGCGCTGGGCTCTGGCCTGGAGTTTCTATGATGACGTTACTGTTCCG tctCCACCCAGTAAGAAGAGGAAGCTGGAGAAGTCTCGTAAGCCACTGACCTTCATGCTGCTTCAGCCCACAGTGAAGGAGCTGCAGTCCCAGGCCTCCTCTATAGGCTGTCCCTCCAACACCAGGCCTGTAGAGACCATCACTGCCTGGCTGGAGAAGACACTCAGTGACCTAAAG GTGCTGTACAAGCGTGTCCCATGTGGGAGGAAGGAGCGGAGTCTGTTCCTGACTGTTGTGGAGAACACCTGGATCAACGGGAGACAGAGACGCAGAGAGCAGGGCCGACACCTCAGAGAGCTGCCCAGAGCGCCCCCCGGGGGTATTTCCACCACCCCTTCCTCAGTCACAGCCCAGCACCACTCCTCTACACACATTCCGGATAGCTCACACTCAGATTCACACACTCCCATGGCAGCACAAGGGCCAGGCAGTGTTCCACAGTCAGGGACCAACCGGGCCAACTCTCAGGGGGCCAGCGGACAGGAAGTTCTAAGCCAGGAGGAGGAAACCAGCTGTGTCCCAGTCAAGAACAGTGGGACAGAGGAGGATGTCATCATGGAGTCTTCTCCTACCTCTATAACACCCAATACCACACTGGCACAGACAGCACTACCCACcacaacacagaaacaggaaGCCATAATCACACCAGAGGAAGTACCTATCgaaacacaggaacaggaagtcAATGCCACTGGACAGGAAGTGATGCAGCCACAGAGCCCTGGCGCTGTGCAACACTTCCTGTTTAAGTGCTTGGTGAACGTGAAGGCTGAGGAGCAGGATGTTGCCGTGGAGATCCACTGGGTAGAAGGCCAAAACAAGGACCTGATGAACCAACTGTGTACCTACCTGAAGAACACTCTGTTTAGAGTGGTGGCCAAGCCACTGGGGACATAA